Proteins co-encoded in one Oreochromis aureus strain Israel breed Guangdong linkage group 3, ZZ_aureus, whole genome shotgun sequence genomic window:
- the LOC120437417 gene encoding uncharacterized protein LOC120437417, producing the protein MSTQSRDCNQAAAPQELSLAEMGKKLDDEAKPVVKRLEKELNLVIQSLAEMEKKLQEAKPVVKCLVEELNPVIQRLSEMEEVYKVSLQKAGLAEMEKFYKRKIQEERSAHEKTKEEYKSFKDRVAGDVDLALKTGNSEDMNDPVNETRLKEMYKELRKDWPKIKSYLQTTQSDPEIMKAWIQHSFQHGADETEQKKKQIDSAFNLHADDTPASEKVHKYTKLTLHNLQLVVYYRFKDTAVQEGEPCDDSWNNLLSKCHWLSCLLVLNDPPLQPDWKNHHPGQDAWNFFPQEIIADSAMSHCQDHSEHVRKCPWTFQHPDVNQTEDIEMKAT; encoded by the exons ATGAGTACCCAAAGCAG AGATTGCAATCAAGCAGCAGCTCCACAGGAGCTGAG TTTGGCAGAGATGGGAAAAAAACTTGATGATGAAGcaaa GCCTGTGGTGAAACGTCTAGAGAAGGAACTAAATCTTGTCATACAGAG TTTggcagagatggaaaaaaaacttcagGAGGCcaa GCCTGTGGTGAAATGTCTAGTGGAGGAACTGAATCCAGTCATACAGAG aTTGAGTGAAATGGAAGAAGTTTACAAAGTGAGTCTCCAAAAAGCAGG TTTGGCTGAAATGGAAAAGTTTTACAAACGGAAAATCCAAGAAGAAAG AtctgcacatgaaaaaactaaaGAAGAGTATAAATCATTCAAAGACAG AGTGGCAGGAGATGTTGATCTTGCACTAAAGACGGGGAACTCTGAAGACATGAACGACCCAGTGAATGAAACCAGACTGAAAGAGATGTATAAAGAGCTGAGGAAGGACTGGCCTAAAATCAAGTCTTATCTGCAGACAACTCAGAGCGACCCAGAGATAATGAAAGCTTGGATTCAG CACAGCTTTCAACATGGGGCAGACGAAacagaacagaagaagaaacagattGATTCAGCATTTAACCTACATGCGGACGACACTCCAGCATCTGAGAAG gttcataaatacacaaagtTAACCCTCCACAACCTTCAGCTTGTTGTTTACTACAGATTCAAAGACACTGCTGTTCAG GAAGGTGAACCTTGTGATGATAGCTGGAATAATCTCCTCTCGAAGTGCCACTGGCTGAGCTGCTTATTGGTGCTGAACGATCCCCCTCTTCAGCCTGACTGGAAAAATCATCATCCAGGGCAAGATGCTTGGAACTTTTTCCCACAAGAAATCATAGCTGATTCTGCCATGTCACACTGCCAGGACCACTCTGAACATGTCCGTAAATGTCCTTGGACATTCCAGCATCCAGACGTGAACCAGACTGAAGATATTGAGATGAAGGCCACATGA
- the LOC116321083 gene encoding heat shock 70 kDa protein 12A-like, with amino-acid sequence MDNSYIIAIDFGTAYSGYAFSLTKREAETEPRLKYWGKQVSLRTPKTPTCILFDEHEKFISFGYEAQSAYFRTRGDEARNKFFFECFKMSLYGKKLNSDVTIEAANGRSMKALKVFTEALRYLKEDALKFISENAGGKQFIASDFTWVVTVPAIWDPSAKQFMREAATQAGIVTAGKEDRLVIALEAEAASVWCMKLPADGFITENNSDVTFEQASGTQYIVVDCGGGTIDITVHEVLEGGALKELHKASGNDLGGQTVDNKFKEFLREIFSDSLWDEYEKEHPGELQKMMYDISVLKENDDDVDISCPYNLGEMAKEKQKMEKFFESVRGVSWNQGAIRISKEKVRSFYAESLNGITKSLKEILKKGFTIKYILLVGGYAQSLILRQHITNQFGDECKVLCPSHPQEPIMKGAVMFGRNPALVASRISAFTYGVSLSHRFDASKHRADKRYTNKEGEWCDGIFCVLVKENEEVGWDKTSEHSFTPVERDQTAIIFAFYRTERNIQGLIYVDEWGVENIGSIILESPDTARGMNREVKLQIKFGATEMTATAIDVDSGSTVKTELDFMAKSLRSIRNNVWQK; translated from the exons ATGGATAACTCATACATCATAGCGATAGACTTTGGCACTGCGTACAGTGGATATGCTTTCAGTCTGACAAAAAGAGAAGCAGAAACTGAACCTCGTTTAAAGTACTGGGGTAAACAGGTTTCACTGAGGACCCCGAAGACTCCGACCTGCATCCTTTTTGATGAGCATGAAAAATTTATCAGCTTTGGTTATGAAGCCCAGTCAGCTTATTTTAGAACACGCGGTGATGAAGCCAGAAATAAATTCTTCTTTGAATGCTTCAAGATGTCCCTCTATGGCAAA AAGCTTAACAGTGATGTGACAATTGAAGCTGCAAATGGAAGATCGATGAAGGCACTGAAGGTGTTCACAGAAGCTCTGAGATACCTGAAGGAGGACGCTCTGAAGTTCATCTCAGAAAATGCTGGTGGGAAGCAGTTCATAGCCTCTGACTTCACCTGGGTGGTGACTGTACCTGCCATCTGGGATCCTTCAGCAAAACAGTTCATGAGAGAAGCTGCGACGCAG GCAGGAATTGTGACCGCAGGAAAGGAAGACAGACTGGTCATTGCACTGGAAGCAGAAGCAGCCTCAGTCTGGTGTATGAAGCTGCCAGCTGATGGttttataacagaaaataacagtGATGTCACATTCGAACAGGCTTCAGGAACACAATACATTGTGGTGGACTGTGGAG GTGGAACCATTGACATCACTGTTCATGAAGTCCTGGAGGGAGGAGCCCTGAAAGAGCTGCACAAGGCCTCAGGAAATGATCTGGGGGGACAAACTGTGGATAACAAATTCAAAGAGTTCCTCAGAGAAATATTCAGTGATAGTTTGTGGGATGAATATGAAAAAGAGCATCCAGGAGAGCTGCAGAAGATGATGTATGATATCTCAGTTTTAAAAGagaatgatgatgatgtggaCATCAGCTGCCCATATAACTTGGGTGAAATGGCAaaggaaaagcagaaaatggaaAAGTTTTTTGAATCAGTGAGAGGTGTTTCCTGGAATCAAGGAGCCATCAGAATCTCAAAAGAGAAAGTACGATCTTTCTATGCTGAGAGTCTGAATGGCATCACCAAGAGTCTCAAAGAAATCCTGAAGAAAGGTTTCACCATTAAGTACATTCTGTTAGTCGGGGGCTACGCTCAAAGCCTGATTCTGCGTCAGCATATTACCAATCAGTTTGGTGATGAGTGTAAAGTTCTGTGTCCTTCTCATCCTCAAGAACCAATCATGAAGGGAGCTGTGATGTTTGGAAGAAACCCAGCATTGGTGGCATCTCGAATAAGTGCCTTTACTTACGGGGTTTCTTTGTCTCATCGGTTTGATGCGTCCAAGCATAGAGCAGACAAGAGATACACAAACAAAGAGGGCGAGTGGTGTGACGGTATTTTCTGTGTACTGGTGAAGGAAAATGAGGAAGTGGGCTGGGATAAAACCAGTGAGCACAGCTTCACTCCAGTAGAAAGAGATCAGACAGCGATTATCTTTGCATTTTATCGCACAGAGAGAAATATCCAAGGTCTAATATATGTGGATGAGTGGGGAGTAGAGAACATTGGTTCAATTATTCTTGAGTCACCTGACACAGCACGCGGCATGAATCGTGAAGTCAAACTACAAATCAAGTTTGGTGCCACAGAAATGACGGCCACAGCCATAGATGTAGATTCAGGTTCAACCGTTAAAACTGAGCTCGACTTCATGGCTAAATCATTGAGATCAATCAGAAACAATGTGTGGCAGAAGTGA